The following are from one region of the Phormidium sp. PBR-2020 genome:
- a CDS encoding S8 family serine peptidase yields MSPFNPRSWFNRRFRQDSPEAKTPEDCDQTFILEPIYTPGGLMDAGDDSDGFDLDPIDDPSDALMPEDDGDFPMDDGETMGDDGEADVDEGETDLDENDGVSDVGDDIDIDDEYVPDENIGETIPYAEEDEDLSQIKDSVEDGENSLDGDSDIPEDEGGMNDEELTDDESPDSEDDPEDDDGHEEIENELEDNPKDDDGHEEIENELEDNPKDDTENLGENENDSDSEENTTDSENDDAENEESENDDSEYDDEDDSDEETEEDEEDEDENPLAFDVPEFNRGVFQVGDSGDVGVDFLFDGGRYQGEVAFFSLAGFDEMEFDSIEDFIATAAQRAASGSEQGHIVISVQDEGARFTGSLFGEPDWNSGPYQGVKTFNMTPGDEFGVMLVPDGRVSEVLENPSIGGAKRPLFSLATANPNDKFHLGQIADLTGDGNTFVFEDQRFERSDRDYDDVIFQIRGAVGDAVHVSDVIDPELDWRQDDMGKALLAYADPYLTTSEQQDLAELAAELDGGPDGDEVSGPSDSTRPDSEAEELEVGETDAEMDSDEGEADEDDGDEAQTEVDNSESDDIAEVSGSTGSTESGNSSSQESSSSATGNATGTEPQESSSDSDVNALDSSEMVTETGTETEEAEGSDGSAEVSEPQDESGSQDSVADSELDSTSEETDSAESDRPPVATPPRFEFPKQDQPLVGIIDTGFAQDNPDLDYDNFILGRDLVDGDDNPLLAPGEGNEHGTHLLGLIAAQQDNDIGIDGINPDAPIWLGRAVGSGDWASSLVEFVDAAQEAGQPNAVVNLSLDLTEIDAEGNVTPRYELTVQERTALEYARQQGVLVVAAAGNQGGTLSGLAQAAREFDNVLTVGAAEEFDPNVAVAQGHDRADYSNFGAGLGLVAPGGTAENPVVSTVGDDLGTLAGTSVATARVTGATSLVWAANPELSYRQVMEILQTTATDLGTPNWNAETGAGLLNLVAAVHLAKATKPQAYDPTPIEIGENPRWRYIVRPGETPAGIAEEQLGDEAAWSEIRDSEGNPVLGPDEVLTPGTVVDLPVYRGGSVNREVESPLREPQPLTPANQAPEDLQLSLSRLYNPGETIRVSGWVSDADGADDLERVELWLRQDGGDWLEIEDVTEFAIDPKYPEWAGFDHKLSGLMPGQYELRAIPFDQAGKAGAGVGHEFTVLSVSEEQHLSERVKRAITQAMNLDAYHPDILALTEQWVVSVRHGESPEALAQQLGGTVLEPTGHIPNTYVWKFDGDTDTYDIAAAMKQVSGIEFAYPLVDLPIDLHSTPWHLQNTGQTGGQPGVDARVNLAWENHGVSGQGATIGVLDTGFDYNHPNLRNNYQAHLSYDFDEDNDDPSYILSVTSGSSDSTFIEPGETIELDMDDDARLRNGSFSGYISNLVLNLTGVRISEESRIEDVEISLISPSRQEFLLSDLETGDKSYSTDLFNGESPNILSPDEPWRLKVTNNNPHVIILERDASIDFELVNTHGTQVAGAAIANSAENEMGVAPGADWAGLRLGSDGFTELEISKALSHEKQAIDIYNNSWGTTFRSLALPGAVWTLENGVNTGRNGLGNAFVFSGGNSRLQHDNVNYNTLANSRYTLAVGAVDHVGNRAVYSTPGAPLFLSAPSANTHTLSYTGKSQAIPDDGSVLSVELGQFSGVSGSELINELQVQLGINHAQYDDLEVSLVRVGEDGTETRARLFSDVPFEQPYRFPGIKADGSISFADASPRDLPNHSTLFQGRFRPEESLDIFTQQEASGTWSVEVRDLNQNNLDGSLTSAAVFLNTPGIATTDLQGEAGVSLGNWTNQFGGTSAAAPIVSGVIALMLEVNPDLSWRDIQHILVETANREAIHDENADWSGSPEDAIRHSHQYGFGMVDADAAVAAAKNWVPVKPDTSLTVTDRPHIQNSRIRKNDPEGVSSSIEIEEDLSVEWVEVDFQGNHPNPNDLTLELVHTFTTPEGEEKTTVSTLASPYKPTGNHEYDDWWFTSVRHWGETSQGTWTLRVVDEGGNSSSLDNRDGIWDGWALTLHGTEPPQESKYPKPGYVNDRVGSLDLNMRQDPSTDSPVIGVLEKGDNLTILEPVTGKSYEIPPYEGEFRSDWYKVKVGDKIAYVAAYYVSEGTVYSDQPWIRQLGSAYMDRGNGVAVDADGNVYVAGVTNGSLDGNVNASGVNAERADPFITKYDAEGTRLWTRQMGTTGFDYYNDVIIADDGAIYTLGYADGPGTAGNGDGHLSKWDSNGNKIWKKFIGDADHHEFLHSLTADQYGNVYVAGFKEILGDNNSSNGLVIKYDSDGQQIWTNKIDSGTADRAREIKLDSQGNVYVLGRTEGSLSGNSNSGGSDVFLIKYDSHGNHVWTEQLEAKVEESPGKYNSHRMGLVIDEHDNIYISGYTDGEFPGQTHSGGSDTFVARYNTEGSLVWLRQLGTEEDEVESGLVIDSDGNLNLIGRTRELWGDETQSGKHNYDVYITKLDPDGNLLSTHFLGTDRDDAVRGITSDRNGNIYISGFTWGAFEGEKAGHTDFWVAKNPTKLSESYNWDRNYLGGNFHTEPYGDEFQVNTYTHSNQRDSSVTDLSDGGFVVTWQSSLQDGSGTGVYGQRYDSNGNPVGSEFQVNTYTDGRQRYSSVTGLAEGGFVVTWNSEGQDGSENSIYGQRYNNNGEPVGSEFQVNTYTDNRQWRSSVTGLADGGFVVTWQSDSPDGFGSNVYGQRYDSNGNPVDSEFQVNTHTHASQWEPSVTGLSDGGFVVTWNSAFQDGPGISVYGQRYNSNGNPVGSEFQVNTYTDNAQHSSSVTNLSDGGFVVTWQSHGQDGSGYGVYGQRYDSNGNPLGSEFQVNTYTDNRQWQPSVTNLSDGGFVVTWMSDGQDGSGIGVYGQRYDSNGNPVGAEFPVNPYLDGSQYSPSVTGLSDGRFVVTWHSNHHSDIYAKIFSTDGIATNTPPTTPTNLNSEISEDTATLTWDAATDEETPQSDLTYNLRVGTTPGGSDVLDDTREGGAIGNVAGNTNWTLEDLDPGTYYWSVQTVDSGFETSDPASEQSFTVEPSTTIEEPVFKIGDEFQVNTYTDRFQWLPSVTGLSDEGFVVTWESEGQDGSEGSGSIHGQRYDSNGNAVGSEFQVNTYNNDNHWRPSVTDLTDGGFVVTWESSGSQGGIYGQRYDSKGSAVGSEFQVINTYDYNNQRNPSVTGLSDRGFVVTWENYDADGPRGNIYGQRYDSNSNAVGSEFQVNTYTDDWQRRPSVADLSDGGFVVTWTSKGQDGSGDGIYGQRYDSNGNTVGSEFQVNTYTDDLQLRQSVTGLSDGGFVVTWESWGQDGSESSVYGQRYDSNGNSVGSEFQINTYTDDWQVGPSVTDLPDGGFVVTWTSNGQDGSGRGVFGQRYNSNGNAIGSEFQVNTYTEGNQRFSSVAGLANGRFVVTWQSDGQDGSGYGVFGQIFGTDGTDGTVEDSINLTEIYFAEDLHTEGNNIRMEDYPKTNQARAEFLADLVNLQTVDFEEFENNSRPQVLDFGGTTATLSYAGDLMVETLVEGTNGGMFPTSGANYLMSRDDTEFTIEFSEPQSAFGLNITDAEGSPFSMTLHREDGTTKNVVIPVEANYIEFSGSVLFFGVKDTETPFNAVTIHKPEKTERIGVDELVIGEIKS; encoded by the coding sequence ATGTCCCCCTTCAATCCCCGTTCCTGGTTTAACCGTCGTTTTCGTCAAGACTCCCCCGAGGCGAAGACCCCAGAAGACTGCGACCAAACCTTTATCCTCGAACCCATCTATACCCCTGGAGGGCTGATGGATGCTGGTGATGACTCAGATGGGTTCGACTTAGACCCCATTGATGACCCCAGTGACGCCTTGATGCCTGAGGACGACGGTGATTTCCCAATGGACGATGGGGAGACGATGGGGGATGACGGTGAAGCCGATGTGGACGAGGGAGAGACTGACCTGGACGAGAACGACGGTGTCAGCGATGTTGGGGACGACATTGATATTGATGACGAGTATGTTCCGGACGAGAACATTGGCGAGACCATTCCCTATGCTGAAGAGGATGAAGACCTCAGCCAAATTAAGGATTCAGTAGAAGACGGGGAGAACTCCTTGGACGGTGACTCAGATATCCCTGAGGATGAAGGGGGGATGAATGATGAGGAGTTGACAGATGATGAGAGTCCGGATTCTGAAGACGACCCAGAAGACGATGACGGTCACGAAGAGATTGAGAACGAGTTAGAAGACAACCCAAAAGACGATGACGGTCACGAAGAGATTGAGAACGAGTTAGAAGACAACCCAAAAGACGACACTGAGAACCTGGGTGAAAATGAGAATGACAGTGACTCAGAAGAGAACACCACTGACTCAGAAAACGACGATGCTGAAAACGAGGAGTCAGAAAACGACGACTCAGAATACGATGACGAGGACGATTCAGACGAGGAAACCGAAGAGGACGAAGAGGACGAGGACGAGAATCCTCTGGCCTTTGACGTTCCCGAATTCAATCGGGGTGTTTTCCAAGTTGGGGACAGCGGTGATGTTGGCGTAGACTTCCTCTTTGACGGCGGACGCTATCAAGGAGAAGTGGCCTTCTTTAGCTTGGCAGGCTTCGATGAGATGGAGTTTGATAGCATCGAAGACTTCATCGCCACCGCTGCACAACGAGCCGCCAGTGGTTCCGAACAGGGTCATATCGTCATTAGTGTTCAAGATGAGGGGGCGCGGTTTACGGGATCTCTCTTTGGTGAACCCGATTGGAATAGCGGCCCCTATCAGGGAGTCAAAACCTTCAACATGACCCCTGGTGATGAGTTTGGGGTGATGCTCGTTCCTGATGGTCGGGTTTCTGAAGTTCTGGAGAATCCCAGTATTGGCGGTGCGAAACGTCCCCTATTCTCCCTCGCCACCGCTAACCCTAACGATAAGTTTCATCTCGGTCAAATTGCTGACCTCACCGGAGATGGCAATACCTTTGTCTTTGAAGACCAACGGTTTGAGCGTAGTGACCGCGACTATGATGATGTCATCTTCCAGATTCGTGGTGCTGTGGGGGATGCGGTTCATGTTAGTGACGTGATTGACCCTGAGTTGGACTGGCGGCAAGATGACATGGGGAAAGCTTTGCTGGCCTACGCCGACCCCTATCTGACAACGAGTGAACAACAGGATTTAGCCGAGTTGGCCGCTGAGTTGGACGGCGGACCGGATGGTGACGAAGTCTCGGGGCCTTCAGACTCCACCCGTCCTGATTCTGAAGCTGAGGAGTTAGAAGTGGGGGAAACGGACGCGGAAATGGACTCCGATGAGGGAGAGGCGGATGAGGATGACGGCGATGAGGCTCAGACGGAGGTGGATAACTCTGAGTCGGATGATATCGCTGAGGTGTCGGGGTCTACAGGGTCAACGGAGTCGGGAAACAGCTCAAGCCAGGAGAGTTCCTCCAGCGCAACGGGTAATGCGACGGGGACTGAGCCTCAAGAGTCGTCCTCTGATAGTGATGTTAATGCCTTAGACTCCAGTGAGATGGTGACTGAGACGGGGACTGAGACGGAGGAGGCAGAAGGGTCTGATGGGTCAGCTGAGGTGAGTGAGCCTCAAGACGAGTCCGGCTCCCAAGACTCTGTGGCGGACTCTGAGTTAGACAGCACCTCAGAGGAGACCGACTCAGCGGAGTCTGACCGTCCTCCAGTGGCGACACCGCCCCGTTTTGAGTTTCCGAAGCAAGACCAGCCTCTGGTGGGCATTATTGACACGGGGTTTGCCCAGGATAATCCGGATTTAGACTACGACAACTTCATCCTGGGACGGGACTTAGTAGATGGGGATGATAACCCCCTCTTGGCTCCCGGTGAAGGGAATGAACATGGAACCCATCTCTTGGGACTGATTGCGGCCCAACAGGACAATGACATTGGCATTGATGGTATCAACCCCGACGCGCCGATTTGGTTGGGTCGTGCTGTGGGGTCGGGAGATTGGGCCAGTTCCCTGGTGGAATTTGTAGATGCGGCCCAAGAGGCGGGTCAGCCGAATGCGGTGGTGAATCTGAGTTTGGACTTGACTGAGATTGACGCGGAGGGCAATGTGACCCCTCGCTATGAGTTGACCGTCCAGGAACGAACGGCTCTGGAGTATGCCCGTCAACAGGGGGTGTTGGTGGTCGCGGCGGCGGGGAATCAGGGGGGAACTCTCTCCGGTTTGGCGCAAGCCGCTCGGGAGTTTGATAATGTGCTGACGGTGGGTGCGGCGGAAGAGTTTGACCCCAACGTGGCAGTGGCCCAGGGTCATGACCGTGCCGACTATTCTAACTTTGGGGCGGGATTGGGATTGGTTGCCCCTGGGGGAACAGCGGAGAATCCCGTGGTTTCGACGGTGGGGGATGACCTGGGAACCCTGGCGGGAACTTCCGTGGCGACGGCCCGGGTTACGGGGGCTACGTCCCTGGTTTGGGCGGCCAATCCTGAGTTGAGTTATCGCCAAGTGATGGAGATTCTGCAAACGACGGCGACGGATTTGGGGACTCCCAACTGGAATGCGGAAACGGGAGCGGGTCTGTTGAATTTGGTGGCGGCGGTGCATCTGGCGAAGGCGACGAAACCGCAAGCCTATGACCCCACTCCGATTGAGATTGGGGAGAATCCTCGCTGGCGTTATATTGTTCGACCTGGGGAGACTCCGGCGGGGATTGCTGAGGAGCAACTGGGAGATGAGGCGGCTTGGTCGGAGATTCGGGATTCGGAGGGGAATCCTGTGTTGGGACCCGATGAGGTGTTGACGCCGGGGACGGTGGTGGACCTGCCGGTGTATCGGGGTGGCTCTGTGAATCGGGAGGTGGAGTCTCCGTTGAGGGAGCCGCAGCCGTTGACTCCGGCGAATCAGGCGCCTGAGGATTTACAGTTGTCCTTGAGCCGACTTTATAATCCTGGGGAGACGATTCGGGTCTCAGGTTGGGTGAGTGATGCCGATGGTGCTGATGACCTGGAACGGGTTGAGTTGTGGTTACGACAAGATGGGGGAGATTGGCTTGAGATTGAGGATGTGACCGAGTTTGCGATTGACCCCAAGTATCCCGAATGGGCAGGGTTTGACCATAAGTTGAGTGGGTTGATGCCGGGTCAGTATGAGTTACGGGCGATTCCGTTTGACCAGGCGGGTAAAGCTGGAGCTGGGGTCGGTCATGAGTTTACAGTGCTGTCCGTCTCCGAAGAGCAACACCTGTCAGAACGGGTGAAACGGGCAATTACCCAAGCCATGAACTTAGATGCCTATCATCCTGATATTTTGGCGTTAACGGAACAATGGGTGGTGAGTGTCAGACATGGAGAATCCCCTGAAGCGTTGGCTCAACAGCTTGGTGGGACGGTGTTGGAACCTACGGGACATATTCCCAATACCTATGTTTGGAAATTTGATGGGGACACTGACACCTATGACATTGCGGCAGCCATGAAGCAGGTCAGTGGGATTGAGTTTGCTTATCCGTTAGTCGATTTACCCATTGACTTGCATTCGACACCCTGGCATTTGCAAAATACGGGACAAACTGGGGGTCAGCCGGGAGTCGATGCTCGGGTTAATTTGGCTTGGGAGAATCATGGGGTATCGGGCCAAGGAGCAACCATTGGTGTCCTCGATACAGGCTTTGATTACAACCATCCTAATTTACGTAATAATTATCAAGCTCATCTTAGTTATGACTTTGATGAAGATAATGACGATCCCAGTTATATTCTCTCCGTCACCTCAGGTTCCTCAGACTCGACATTCATTGAACCGGGTGAGACGATTGAATTAGATATGGATGATGACGCTCGGCTGAGGAACGGGTCATTTAGTGGGTACATCTCAAACCTGGTTTTGAATTTGACGGGAGTGAGAATTTCTGAGGAATCCCGCATCGAGGATGTGGAGATCTCTTTAATTAGTCCGAGCCGACAAGAGTTTCTATTGTCTGACCTAGAGACCGGCGATAAATCTTATTCCACAGACCTATTTAATGGAGAAAGTCCCAATATCTTGAGTCCCGATGAACCCTGGAGGCTCAAAGTCACTAATAATAATCCCCATGTCATTATTTTGGAACGGGATGCTTCTATTGATTTTGAGTTAGTTAACACCCATGGAACCCAGGTAGCTGGGGCAGCCATCGCTAATTCCGCAGAGAATGAGATGGGCGTCGCCCCAGGGGCAGATTGGGCGGGATTACGATTAGGCAGTGATGGATTTACGGAGTTGGAAATCTCTAAAGCACTCTCCCATGAGAAACAAGCTATTGATATTTATAACAATAGTTGGGGGACGACCTTTAGAAGCTTGGCATTGCCAGGTGCTGTCTGGACTCTTGAAAATGGTGTAAACACGGGTCGAAATGGTTTAGGCAATGCCTTTGTATTCTCTGGAGGGAATAGCCGACTTCAACATGACAATGTCAACTATAATACCTTAGCCAATTCTCGCTATACCTTGGCTGTGGGAGCAGTTGATCATGTGGGTAACCGGGCGGTATATAGTACTCCGGGTGCGCCCCTCTTCTTGTCGGCTCCTTCAGCAAATACTCATACTCTCTCCTATACAGGAAAGTCTCAAGCTATTCCCGATGATGGTTCAGTTTTATCAGTTGAACTGGGGCAATTTTCAGGAGTGTCTGGCTCCGAACTCATCAATGAGTTACAGGTTCAGTTAGGCATTAATCATGCGCAGTATGATGACTTAGAGGTAAGTCTGGTTCGTGTGGGAGAAGATGGGACAGAAACTCGGGCAAGGTTATTTAGCGATGTTCCTTTTGAGCAACCCTATCGATTCCCTGGAATTAAGGCAGATGGAAGCATCAGTTTCGCAGATGCGTCCCCTCGGGATTTACCAAATCATTCCACACTCTTCCAGGGGCGTTTTCGTCCAGAGGAGAGTTTAGATATCTTTACCCAACAAGAGGCTAGTGGGACTTGGAGCGTTGAGGTGAGAGACCTCAATCAAAATAATTTGGATGGGTCACTTACCAGTGCGGCAGTCTTCCTGAATACCCCAGGGATTGCGACAACGGACCTTCAAGGGGAAGCAGGAGTCAGTTTAGGGAATTGGACAAATCAATTTGGGGGAACTTCAGCAGCCGCTCCCATTGTGTCGGGTGTTATTGCCTTGATGTTAGAGGTGAATCCTGACCTAAGTTGGCGTGATATTCAGCATATTTTGGTTGAGACTGCGAATCGGGAGGCAATCCATGATGAAAATGCTGACTGGAGTGGTTCCCCTGAGGATGCTATTCGCCATAGTCATCAGTATGGTTTTGGCATGGTGGATGCTGACGCCGCAGTGGCGGCTGCAAAAAATTGGGTTCCGGTGAAGCCAGACACCTCGCTGACGGTGACTGACCGACCTCATATCCAAAACAGCCGCATTCGCAAGAATGACCCCGAGGGTGTGAGTTCTTCGATTGAGATTGAGGAAGACCTAAGCGTTGAATGGGTGGAAGTTGATTTCCAAGGGAATCACCCGAATCCCAATGATTTAACGTTGGAGTTAGTCCATACTTTTACCACGCCGGAAGGTGAGGAAAAGACGACGGTATCAACGTTAGCGAGTCCCTATAAACCGACGGGAAACCATGAGTATGATGACTGGTGGTTTACGTCGGTTCGCCATTGGGGGGAAACGTCTCAGGGAACTTGGACGCTACGAGTTGTGGATGAGGGAGGCAACTCATCAAGCTTGGATAATCGGGATGGAATTTGGGATGGTTGGGCCTTGACACTTCATGGAACTGAACCCCCTCAAGAATCTAAGTATCCTAAACCTGGTTATGTGAATGATAGGGTGGGCAGCTTGGACTTAAATATGCGCCAAGATCCCTCGACAGATAGCCCGGTTATAGGCGTTTTGGAGAAGGGAGATAATTTAACAATTTTAGAACCTGTTACAGGTAAAAGTTATGAAATTCCTCCCTATGAGGGTGAATTTCGTTCTGATTGGTACAAGGTTAAAGTTGGAGATAAGATTGCTTATGTAGCGGCTTACTATGTTAGTGAGGGTACAGTTTATTCAGACCAGCCGTGGATTCGTCAATTGGGATCAGCCTATATGGATCGAGGAAATGGAGTGGCGGTTGATGCCGATGGGAATGTTTATGTTGCAGGTGTTACTAATGGTTCCCTAGATGGTAATGTCAATGCAAGTGGGGTTAATGCAGAACGGGCTGATCCATTTATAACGAAGTATGATGCTGAAGGGACTAGACTTTGGACTCGTCAGATGGGAACCACTGGCTTTGATTATTACAACGATGTTATCATCGCAGATGATGGTGCAATTTATACCTTAGGCTATGCTGATGGGCCAGGAACAGCTGGGAACGGAGATGGTCACTTAAGCAAGTGGGATAGTAATGGCAACAAAATTTGGAAAAAATTTATTGGTGATGCTGACCATCATGAGTTTCTGCATAGCCTCACAGCAGACCAATATGGAAATGTTTATGTCGCAGGCTTTAAAGAAATTCTAGGAGACAATAATTCATCAAATGGTTTAGTTATTAAGTATGATTCAGATGGTCAACAAATATGGACGAATAAAATTGACTCTGGTACTGCGGATCGCGCTCGTGAAATTAAACTTGATAGCCAAGGAAATGTTTATGTTTTAGGAAGAACAGAGGGTTCTCTTAGTGGAAACTCAAATAGTGGTGGTTCTGATGTATTCCTCATTAAGTATGATTCTCATGGGAACCATGTTTGGACTGAGCAACTAGAGGCAAAAGTAGAGGAAAGTCCCGGAAAGTATAATAGCCATCGAATGGGATTGGTGATTGATGAGCATGACAATATCTATATTTCCGGCTATACCGACGGTGAATTTCCGGGTCAAACTCATTCAGGCGGTTCTGATACCTTTGTCGCCCGATATAATACTGAGGGGAGTTTAGTTTGGTTGCGTCAGTTAGGAACCGAGGAAGATGAGGTAGAGTCAGGTTTGGTCATTGACAGTGATGGCAATCTTAACTTGATTGGACGGACGCGAGAATTGTGGGGTGATGAGACTCAATCTGGGAAACATAATTATGATGTGTACATCACCAAATTAGATCCTGATGGTAATTTACTCTCAACTCATTTCCTGGGAACGGATCGTGATGATGCGGTCAGGGGTATAACGAGCGATCGCAACGGCAATATTTACATCAGCGGATTTACCTGGGGAGCATTTGAGGGAGAAAAAGCAGGTCATACAGATTTTTGGGTTGCTAAAAATCCCACTAAATTATCCGAAAGCTACAACTGGGATCGGAATTATCTTGGGGGAAATTTCCATACAGAACCGTATGGGGATGAGTTTCAAGTCAATACTTATACTCATAGCAATCAGAGGGATTCATCAGTCACAGACTTATCTGATGGAGGTTTTGTCGTCACTTGGCAATCTTCATTGCAAGATGGTTCTGGGACTGGTGTCTACGGTCAACGCTACGACAGTAATGGCAACCCCGTCGGCTCTGAATTTCAAGTCAATACCTATACAGATGGCCGTCAGCGGTATTCATCAGTCACCGGCTTAGCCGAGGGAGGCTTCGTCGTCACTTGGAATTCTGAGGGTCAAGATGGTTCCGAGAATTCTATCTATGGTCAGCGTTATAATAATAATGGCGAGCCTGTTGGGTCTGAATTTCAAGTCAATACCTATACAGATAACCGTCAGTGGCGGTCATCTGTCACCGGCTTAGCCGATGGAGGCTTTGTCGTCACTTGGCAATCTGACAGTCCAGATGGTTTTGGATCTAATGTCTACGGTCAACGTTACGACAGTAATGGCAACCCCGTTGATTCCGAATTTCAAGTCAATACTCATACTCACGCCAGTCAGTGGGAGCCATCAGTGACGGGATTATCCGATGGAGGTTTTGTCGTTACCTGGAATTCTGCATTCCAGGATGGTCCTGGGATTAGCGTCTACGGTCAACGTTACAATAGTAATGGCAATCCCGTTGGCTCTGAATTTCAAGTCAATACTTATACCGATAATGCTCAGCACTCATCATCAGTCACAAACTTATCTGATGGGGGCTTTGTTGTTACCTGGCAGTCTCATGGTCAAGACGGTTCTGGGTATGGTGTCTACGGTCAACGTTACGATAGCAATGGTAATCCCCTCGGCTCTGAATTTCAGGTTAATACTTATACAGATAACCGTCAGTGGCAACCATCAGTCACAAACTTATCTGATGGGGGCTTTGTCGTTACTTGGATGTCTGATGGGCAAGATGGTTCTGGAATTGGTGTCTACGGTCAACGTTACGATAGCAACGGCAACCCTGTTGGGGCTGAATTTCCAGTTAATCCCTATTTAGATGGGAGTCAGTACTCACCATCGGTCACTGGCTTATCTGATGGACGCTTTGTTGTCACTTGGCACTCAAATCATCATTCTGATATCTATGCAAAAATCTTCAGTACAGACGGCATAGCGACTAACACCCCCCCCACAACTCCAACCAATTTAAACTCCGAGATCAGTGAGGATACTGCAACCTTAACTTGGGATGCCGCCACCGACGAGGAAACGCCGCAATCCGATTTAACGTATAACTTACGAGTCGGAACAACGCCGGGTGGCTCTGATGTTCTCGATGACACTCGTGAGGGTGGAGCAATTGGTAATGTTGCTGGAAACACCAATTGGACGTTAGAGGATCTCGACCCCGGTACCTATTATTGGAGCGTCCAGACGGTGGATAGTGGTTTTGAAACTTCAGACCCGGCATCTGAGCAGAGTTTCACTGTTGAACCTAGCACCACGATAGAAGAACCAGTTTTTAAAATTGGGGACGAGTTTCAAGTTAATACTTATACCGACCGTTTTCAATGGCTACCGTCAGTGACAGGATTATCTGATGAAGGCTTTGTCGTGACTTGGGAATCTGAGGGTCAAGATGGTTCTGAGGGTAGTGGTAGTATCCACGGTCAACGTTATGACAGTAATGGCAATGCTGTTGGATCCGAATTTCAAGTTAATACTTATAACAATGACAATCATTGGCGACCATCAGTCACCGACCTAACCGATGGAGGCTTTGTCGTGACTTGGGAATCTTCTGGTTCTCAAGGTGGTATTTATGGTCAACGCTATGATAGCAAGGGCAGTGCAGTCGGTTCTGAATTTCAAGTTATTAATACTTATGACTATAATAATCAGCGGAATCCATCAGTAACAGGATTGTCAGATCGGGGCTTTGTCGTGACTTGGGAAAATTATGATGCAGATGGCCCAAGGGGTAATATCTACGGTCAACGTTACGATAGTAATAGCAATGCTGTCGGTTCCGAATTTCAAGTCAATACTTATACCGATGACTGGCAGCGACGACCATCGGTGGCGGACTTATCAGACGGAGGCTTTGTCGTAACTTGGACTTCTAAGGGTCAAGATGGTTCTGGAGATGGTATCTATGGTCAACGTTACGACAGTAATGGCAATACTGTCGGTTCCGAATTTCAAGTTAATACTTATACCGATGACTTGCAGTTGCGTCAATCAGTGACAGGACTATCCGATGGAGGCTTTGTCGTGACTTGGGAATCTTGGGGTCAAGATGGTTCTGAGAGTAGCGTCTACGGTCAACGTTACGATAGTAATGGCAATTCCGTGGGTTCCGAATTTCAAATCAATACTTATACTGATGATTGGCAGGTAGGGCCATCAGTCACAGATTTGCCCGATGGCGGCTTTGTCGTGACTTGGACTTCTAATGGTCAAGACGGTTCTGGGCGTGGTGTCTTCGGTCAACGTTACAACAGCAATGGAAATGCCATCGGCTCCGAATTTCAAGTCAATACTTACACGGAGGGCAATCAGCGATTTTCATCTGTTGCAGGGTTAGCTAATGGCCGCTTTGTCGTGACTTGGCAGTCTGATGGTCAAGATGGCTCTGGTTATGGTGTCTTCGGTCAAATTTTTGGGACAGATGGGACAGATGGTACAGTTGAAGATTCAATCAACTTGACTGAAATATACTTCGCGGAAGACCTCCATACAGAAGGGAATAACATCCGCATGGAGGATTACCCGAAAACAAATCAAGCTCGCGCGGAGTTTCTAGCAGATCTGGTCAATCTTCAAACGGTCGATTTTGAAGAATTTGAAAATAACAGTCGTCCTCAAGTTCTGGACTTTGGAGGGACGACGGCAACCCTGTCCTATGCCGGTGACTTAATGGTGGAAACGCTGGTCGAGGGAACCAATGGGGGAATGTTCCCCACCTCAGGAGCAAACTATCTGATGAGTCGTGATGATACGGAGTTTACGATTGAGTTCAGTGAGCCTCAATCAGCCTTTGGCTTGAATATCACGGATGCTGAAGGCAGTCCGTTCTCGATGACGCTGCACCGGGAGGATGGCACGACAAAAAATGTGGTGATTCCCGTTGAAGCGAACTATATCGAATTTTCGGGTTCAGTCTTATTCTTTGGGGTCAAAGATACGGAAACACCTTTCAATGCTGTGACCATCCATAAACCAGAAAAAACAGAACGGATCGGCGTGGATGAATTAGTCATTGGTGAGATTAAGTCATGA